In Candida dubliniensis CD36 chromosome 6, complete sequence, the following are encoded in one genomic region:
- a CDS encoding hsp70 nucleotide exchange factor, putative (Similar to S. cerevisiae FES1;~In S. cerevisiae: Hsp70 (Ssa1p) nucleotide exchange factor, cytosolic homolog of Sil1p, which is the nucleotide exchange factor for BiP (Kar2p) in the endoplasmic reticulum) — MEKLLHWTIAQQSGDKAALEKIGEPDQKALSQLFGGPDEATLMKESIKVVESTDVSLEDKEIALENFEMLIENLDNANNIGNLKLWNPLISILTKQDTPIELKVLICGIIGTAVQNNPKSQEDFNETEGLSELIKLAQDDKKFELQSKALFAISSFVRNFQPGYSKFEKLQGLKLINFDNKNNKYQLRILSLISSILSNGLDEDLKAQFKKEKLPHFLASVLNEDSNTSLVDKSLNIVSQLNQLKYDFNLEEKYEINRGIQVVEGLSDKLNIDDLNNAKKATSS; from the coding sequence AtggaaaaattattacattGGACAATTGCACAACAATCCGGGGATAAAGCAGCTCTTGAGAAAATTGGAGAGCCTGATCAAAAGGCACTTAGTCAATTATTTGGCGGTCCAGATGAGGCCACATTAATGAAAGAAAGTATAAAAGTTGTTGAATCAACCGATGTTTCTTTGGaagataaagaaattgCCTTGGAAAATTTCGAAATgttgattgaaaatttggaTAATGCAAATAATATCgggaatttgaaattatggAATCCATTGATTAGTATTTTGACTAAACAAGATACcccaattgaattgaaagtACTTATTTGTGGAATCATTGGGACTGCTGTCCAAAACAATCCAAAGTCCCAAGAAGATTTTAATGAAACTGAAGGATTGAGTGAGTTGATAAAATTAGCACAGgatgataaaaaatttgaattacaACTGAAGGCATTGTTTGCCATTTCTTCATTTGTCAGAAATTTCCAACCTGGTTATTCaaagtttgaaaaattgcAAGGTTTAAAACTCATTAATTTtgacaacaaaaacaataaatatcaattaagaattttatcattaatatcatcGATTTTGAGCAATGGGTTAGATGAAGATTTGAAGGCacaattcaaaaaagaaaaattaccACATTTTTTGGCCTCGGTGTTGAATGAGGATTCGAATACTAGTTTGGTTGACAAATCTTTAAACATTGTCTcccaattaaatcaattaaaatacGATTTCAACTTAGAAGAGAAATATGAAATAAATAGAGGAATCCAAGTGGTTGAAGGGTTAAGTGATAAACTCAATATCGATGACCTTAATAACGCTAAAAAAGCTACATCCTCTTAG
- a CDS encoding very long-chain fatty acid transport protein, putative (Similar to S. cerevisiae FAT1;~In S. cerevisiae: fatty acid transporter and very long-chain fatty acyl-CoA synthetase, may form a complex with Faa1p or Faa4p that imports and activates exogenous fatty acids) → MSGLELAVAAVLGSQLLEAKYLISDDLSLASKVARKALPFLWRSSRGRASYWYPFEEAALKYSNNRALAFPRPKKNPPKPQVDENGYNIYDDQFDLEEYTYKELYDMVLRYSYILKNEYGVTSNDTIGVACMNKPLFIVMWLALWNIGALPAFLNFNTKDKPLVHCLKIANVSQVFVDPDCDKPIRDTESQISEELPNTKIHYIDELALFDRLRLKSTPKYRAKDSTRRPQDTDSSACALIYTSGTTGLPKAGIMSWRKAFMASVFFGHIMKIKEDSSVLTAMPLYHSTAAMLGVCPTLIVGGCVTVSQKFSATSFWTQARLCGATHIQYVGEVCRYLLNSKPHPDQDRHNVRIAYGNGLRRDIWSEFKSRFHIDGIGEFYAATESPIATTNLQYGEYGVGACRKYGSIINLFLSTQQKLAKMDPEDESEIWRDPKTGLCTEAAYNEPGELMMRILNPQDIEKSFQGYYGNKSATNSKILTNVFSKGDAWYRSGDLLKMDEDKLLYFVDRLGDTFRWKSENVSATEVENELMGSKTLKQSVVVGVKVPNHEGRACFAVCEPKDELQHEEILKSIHEHVTKSLPTYAQPAFIKLGTIEASHNHKVPKNQFKNQKLPKGEDGKEMIYWLNGDKYTELTEDDWSSICAGRAKL, encoded by the coding sequence ATGTCAGGTTTAGAATTAGCAGTTGCAGCTGTACTTGGTAGTCAATTGTTGGAAGccaaatatttgatttcagACGACCTTCTGTTGGCACTGAAAGTAGCTAGAAAGGCACTTCCATTTTTATGGCGATCATCAAGAGGTAGAGCTTCTTACTGGTATCCATTTGAAGAAGCTGCATTGAAATACAGTAATAATAGGGCGTTAGCGTTTCCAAGACCAAAAAAGAACCCACCAAAGCCCCAAGTTGACGAGAATGGATATAACATTTACGATGACCAATTCGACCTCGAAGAGTATACTTATAAAGAGTTGTACGATATGGTGTTGAGATATTCGTATATCTTGAAGAATGAGTATGGGGTCACATCCAACGATACCATTGGTGTTGCCTGTATGAATAAACCACTTTTCATTGTCATGTGGTTGGCATTGTGGAATATTGGTGCATTACCAgcatttttgaatttcaatACCAAGGATAAACCTTTGGTTCATTGTCTTAAGATTGCCAACGTTAGTCAAGTTTTCGTTGATCCCGACTGTGACAAACCAATTAGAGACACGGAATCTCAAATTTCAGAAGAATTACCAAACACAAAAATACATTACATTGATGAACTTGCCTTGTTTGATCGTTTGAGACTCAAATCCACTCCGAAATACAGGGCCAAAGATAGCACCAGAAGACCTCAAGATACCGATTCTTCTGCATGTGCTTTGATTTATACTTCCGGTACTACTGGTTTACCTAAAGCAGGGATAATGTCTTGGAGAAAGGCATTTATGGCTTCAGTCTTTTTTGGACACATTATGAAAATTAAAGAAGACTCGAGTGTGTTAACGGCAATGCCATTGTACCATTCCACTGCAGCAATGTTGGGGGTATGTCCAACTTTAATTGTGGGGGGATGTGTCACGGTTTCCCAAAAATTCTCGGCAACATCATTCTGGACTCAAGCAAGATTATGTGGAGCCACCCATATTCAATATGTTGGGGAAGTTTGTCGTTACTTGTTAAATTCAAAGCCCCATCCTGACCAAGATAGACATAATGTTCGAATTGCTTATGGTAATGGGTTGCGTCGTGACATTTGGTCTGAATTCAAATCTCGATTCCACATTGATGGAATTGGTGAATTCTATGCTGCCACTGAATCACCAATTGCTACTACCAACTTACAATATGGCGAGTATGGTGTTGGTGCTTGTCGTAAATATGGGTCcatcattaatttatttttgtcTACACAACAGAAATTAGCTAAAATGGATCCTGAAGATGAAAGCGAAATTTGGAGAGATCCCAAGACTGGGTTATGTACTGAAGCTGCCTACAATGAACCTGGtgaattgatgatgagaaTTTTAAATCCAcaagatattgaaaaatcattcCAAGGTTATTATGGTAATAAATCAGCAACGAATAGTAAAATCCTTACTAATGTGTTTAGTAAAGGCGATGCTTGGTATAGAAGTGGagatttgttgaaaatggaCGAAgacaaattattatattttgttgatagaTTGGGTGATACATTCCGTTGGAAATCAGAAAACGTCTCGGCCACCGAAGTTGAAAACGAATTGATGGGATCCAAAACCCTTAAACAAtcggttgttgttggtgtgAAAGTTCCAAACCATGAAGGTAGAGCCTGTTTTGCTGTTTGTGAGCCAAAAGATGAGTTACAACatgaagaaattttgaaactgATACATGAACACGTAACCAAGTCATTACCAACTTATGCACAGCCTGCGTTTATCAAACTAGGTACAATCGAAGCATCTCATAATCATAAAGTGCCaaagaatcaatttaaaaatcaaaaattgcCTAAAGGTGAAGATGGTAAAGAAATGATTTACTGGTTGAATGGTGATAAATATACTGAGTTGACTGAAGATGACTGGTCCCTGATTTGTGCTGGTAGAGCTAAATTGTAA
- the PGK1 gene encoding phosphoglycerate kinase, putative (catalyzes transfer of high-energy phosphoryl groups from the acyl phosphate of 1,3-bisphosphoglycerate to ADP to produce ATP; key enzyme in glycolysis and gluconeogenesis), whose translation MSLSNKLSVKDLDVTGKRVFIRVDFNVPLDGKTITNNQRIVAALPTIKYVEERKPKYIVLASHLGRPNGQRNDKYSLAPVAAELEKLLGQKVTFLNDCVGPEVTKAVENAKDGEIFLLENLRYHIEEEGSSKDKDGKKVKADPEAVKKFRQELTSLADVYINDAFGTAHRAHSSMVGLEVPQRAAGFLMSKELEYFAKALENPERPFLAILGGAKVSDKIQLIDNLLDKVDMLIVGGGMAFTFKKILNKMPIGDSLFDEAGAKNVEHLVEKAKKNNVELILPVDFVTADKFDKDANTSSATDAEGIPDNWMGLDCGPKSVQLFQQAVAKAKTIVWNGPPGVFEFEKFANGTKSLLDAAVKSAESGNIVIIGGGDTATVAKKYGVVEKLSHVSTGGGASLELLEGKDLPGVVALSNKN comes from the coding sequence ATGTCATTATCTAACAAATTATCAGTCAAAGACTTAGACGTCACTGGAAAGAGAGTCTTTATCAGAGTTGATTTCAACGTCCCATTGGATGGTAAGACCATCACCAACAACCAAAGAATTGTTGCTGCTTTGCCAACCATCAAATATGTTGAAGAACGTAAACCAAAATACATTGTCTTGGCTTCCCATTTAGGTAGACCAAACGGTCAAAGAAACGACAAATACTCATTAGCTCCAGTTGCTGctgaattggaaaaattgttggGTCAAAAAGTCACCTTCTTGAACGATTGTGTTGGTCCAGAAGTCACCAAGGCTGTTGAAAACGCCAAGGATGGTGAAATCTTCTTGTTGGAAAACTTGAGATACCacattgaagaagaaggttCTTCCAAAGACAAAGACGGTAAGAAGGTCAAGGCTGATCCAGAAGCTGTCAAGAAATTCAGACAAGAATTGACTTCATTGGCTGATGTCTACATCAACGATGCCTTTGGTACCGCTCACAGAGCCCACTCCTCCATGGTTGGTCTCGAAGTTCCACAAAGAGCTGCTGGTTTCTTGATGTCCAAAGAATTGGAATACTTTGCTAAAGCTTTGGAAAACCCAGAAAGACCATTCTTGGCCATTTTGGGTGGTGCCAAAGTTTCTGACaagattcaattgattgacaACTTGTTGGACAAGGTTGATATGTTgattgttggtggtggtatgGCCTTCACCTTCAAGAAAATCTTGAACAAAATGCCAATTGGTGATTCTCTTTTCGATGAAGCCGGTGCTAAAAACGTCGAACACTTGGTTGAAAAAGCCAAGAAGAACAATGTTGAATTGATCTTGCCAGTTGATTTCGTCACTGCTGATAAATTCGACAAAGATGCCAACACTTCTTCTGCCACTGATGCTGAAGGTATCCCAGACAACTGGATGGGTTTGGACTGTGGTCCAAAATCTGTCCAATTGTTCCAACAAGCTGTTGCTAAAGCCAAGACCATTGTTTGGAACGGTCCACCAGGTGTTTTcgaatttgaaaaattcgCCAATGGTACCAAATCCTTATTGGATGCTGCTGTCAAATCTGCCGAAAGTGGTAACATTGTTAtcattggtggtggtgacaCTGCTACTGTTGCTAAGAAATACggtgttgttgaaaaattatccCACGTTTCtactggtggtggtgcttCATTGGAATTATTGGAAGGTAAAGACTTGCCAGGTGTAGTTGCTCTTTCCAACAAAAactaa